A part of Thermocrinis albus DSM 14484 genomic DNA contains:
- a CDS encoding ExbD/TolR family protein — MRRRFREEERAYIDVVPLVDTLLAVFLFLAVLAFQSPLSFLAVKLPFAKEGESQKQRAVVVQVYKDGSYLMDGKRVSLEEIDKHLAGGVQTLVIEADQDTLHKYVVALMDIAKKNKVENVLIATRKQMF; from the coding sequence TTGAGGCGAAGATTCCGAGAGGAGGAGAGAGCCTACATAGATGTGGTGCCTCTGGTGGATACTCTTTTAGCGGTGTTTCTTTTTCTGGCTGTTTTGGCTTTTCAATCTCCCTTAAGCTTTCTGGCCGTTAAGCTTCCCTTTGCCAAAGAAGGTGAGAGCCAAAAGCAGAGAGCTGTTGTGGTTCAGGTGTATAAGGACGGAAGCTACCTTATGGATGGTAAGAGAGTGAGTCTGGAGGAGATAGACAAGCATCTGGCAGGTGGTGTGCAAACACTGGTTATAGAAGCTGATCAGGATACTCTCCATAAGTACGTGGTGGCTCTGATGGACATAGCCAAGAAGAACAAGGTGGAGAACGTTCTGATAGCTACCAGGAAACAGATGTTCTGA
- a CDS encoding MotA/TolQ/ExbB proton channel family protein produces the protein MRKVKMPLLDLLQKGGLAVYVLLFLSVISWAIVIERLLNLRPSIFLSRSFKDLKTLLAGGDTEGAIKLLSLDSSVASRILLRILEDYRTGRISKEDLMRALQEELDLVMPKLEKNIPLLSAIASLAPLVGLFGTITGLIKVFSAFSIEQGEQALRLLSSGIGEALVSAAVGLAVAIPALFFYWVFRILAGNILDRLEEELSQVLRVIP, from the coding sequence GTGAGGAAAGTAAAGATGCCTCTCCTTGATCTACTCCAGAAAGGCGGGCTTGCCGTCTACGTGCTTCTCTTCCTATCGGTGATATCGTGGGCCATCGTTATAGAAAGGTTACTGAATCTTAGACCATCTATCTTCTTGTCGCGTTCCTTTAAAGATCTTAAGACATTGCTGGCGGGAGGGGATACCGAGGGTGCTATAAAACTCCTCTCTCTGGACTCTTCGGTAGCTTCTCGTATCCTACTCAGGATACTGGAAGACTATAGGACGGGAAGGATATCTAAGGAAGATCTCATGAGAGCCTTGCAGGAAGAGCTGGATCTTGTGATGCCAAAATTGGAGAAGAACATCCCTCTTCTTTCCGCCATAGCGAGTCTTGCTCCCCTCGTAGGGCTCTTCGGTACCATCACGGGACTCATAAAAGTCTTCTCCGCTTTTTCTATAGAGCAGGGGGAGCAGGCTCTAAGACTTCTCTCCTCAGGCATCGGAGAGGCTCTTGTTTCTGCAGCGGTGGGTCTTGCTGTGGCCATACCTGCCCTTTTCTTTTACTGGGTTTTCAGAATATTGGCCGGTAATATACTGGACAGGCTGGAAGAGGAACTGAGTCAGGTGCTGAGGGTCATCCCTTGA